One Oharaeibacter diazotrophicus DNA window includes the following coding sequences:
- a CDS encoding cytochrome c1, with protein sequence MKNTIIRWAAAAVVGLATTAGAVAAEGEAAPAHFPIHHPEYQSWSFAGLFGHYDRAQLQRGYQVYKEVCSACHAMSLVKFRNLADEGGPGFTAEQAKVLAAGYTVQDGPGDDGEMFERPREPKDSFPSPFANEKAARAANGGAYPPDLSLIAKARAVERGFPWFLFDVVWPYQEQGPDYIHALLTGYQDAPAGVEVPEGKYYNPYFIAGNALAMPPPLSADQVTYTDGTPQTVDQYAKDVSAFLMWAAEPHLEARKQTGFKAMIFLIVFGCLLGFVKRKVWADVPH encoded by the coding sequence ATGAAGAACACGATCATCCGCTGGGCGGCGGCCGCTGTCGTCGGTCTCGCCACCACGGCGGGCGCGGTGGCGGCGGAAGGGGAGGCGGCTCCGGCCCACTTCCCGATCCACCACCCCGAGTACCAGAGCTGGAGCTTCGCCGGCCTGTTCGGTCACTACGACCGGGCGCAGCTGCAGCGCGGCTATCAGGTCTACAAGGAAGTCTGCTCCGCCTGCCACGCGATGAGCCTCGTCAAGTTCCGCAACCTCGCGGACGAGGGCGGCCCGGGCTTCACCGCCGAGCAGGCCAAGGTGCTGGCGGCCGGCTACACCGTCCAGGACGGCCCCGGCGACGACGGCGAGATGTTCGAGCGTCCGCGCGAGCCGAAGGATTCCTTCCCCTCGCCGTTCGCCAACGAGAAGGCGGCGCGCGCGGCCAACGGCGGCGCCTATCCGCCGGATCTGTCGCTGATCGCCAAGGCCCGCGCGGTCGAGCGCGGCTTCCCGTGGTTCCTGTTCGACGTGGTCTGGCCCTACCAGGAGCAGGGTCCGGACTACATCCACGCGCTGCTGACCGGCTACCAGGACGCCCCCGCCGGCGTCGAGGTGCCGGAGGGCAAGTACTACAACCCGTATTTCATCGCCGGCAACGCGCTGGCGATGCCGCCGCCGCTCTCGGCCGACCAGGTGACCTACACCGACGGCACGCCGCAGACGGTGGACCAATACGCCAAGGACGTCTCGGCCTTCCTGATGTGGGCCGCCGAGCCGCACCTCGAGGCGCGCAAGCAGACCGGCTTCAAGGCGATGATCTTCCTGATCGTCTTCGGCTGCCTGCTCGGCTTCGTGAAGCGCAAGGTCTGGGCCGACGTGCCGCACTGA
- a CDS encoding dienelactone hydrolase family protein — translation MHRPFKTLATAAALAVSLFALSAGTAGAAQTVQHAAPEPAETLTIADVLPTPTLITFQSKLSADAWNNIEAYVFKPAGASSAKKVPLVIVAHGHTGLFTCDTDADGALAQVGTCYVKLSTQYATLAQELLARGVGVMLVNSFTATRSAKIVSLHAGDTSWAVYPKGLGANRDAMVSDHASRPYDLFGAALAVPAQLTWADPAKLVALGYSHGGTAAMAATFSQHPMNINNPASGGKLFKRVFATYPGCLMGGTNTNYVNSGAVVPLSIATGSADTDTPPGTMPGTASDGGGCRKRYDAAKTAVAANPSLYKIDWWNYQGATHSWETTYTAADFAARADWRAKVGSYVQSLL, via the coding sequence ATGCACCGCCCGTTCAAGACCCTCGCGACCGCCGCCGCCCTCGCGGTCTCCCTCTTCGCACTCTCGGCGGGTACCGCCGGCGCGGCGCAGACCGTGCAGCACGCCGCCCCCGAGCCGGCGGAGACGCTGACGATCGCCGACGTGCTGCCGACGCCGACGCTGATCACCTTCCAGAGCAAGCTGTCGGCCGACGCCTGGAACAACATCGAGGCCTACGTGTTCAAGCCGGCCGGCGCCTCGTCGGCGAAGAAGGTGCCGCTGGTGATCGTCGCCCACGGCCACACCGGCCTCTTCACCTGCGACACCGACGCCGACGGCGCGCTCGCCCAGGTCGGCACCTGCTACGTCAAGCTTTCGACCCAGTACGCCACGCTGGCGCAGGAACTGCTCGCCCGCGGCGTCGGCGTGATGCTGGTCAACAGCTTCACCGCCACCCGCAGCGCGAAGATCGTGTCGCTGCACGCCGGCGACACCTCGTGGGCGGTCTATCCGAAGGGCCTCGGCGCCAACCGCGACGCCATGGTGTCCGACCACGCCTCGCGCCCCTACGACCTGTTCGGCGCGGCGCTGGCGGTGCCGGCGCAGCTGACCTGGGCCGATCCGGCCAAGCTGGTGGCGCTCGGCTATTCCCACGGCGGCACCGCGGCGATGGCGGCGACCTTCTCGCAGCACCCGATGAACATCAACAACCCCGCCAGCGGCGGCAAGCTGTTCAAGCGCGTGTTCGCGACCTATCCGGGCTGCCTGATGGGCGGCACCAACACCAACTACGTCAACTCGGGCGCGGTGGTGCCGCTGTCGATCGCCACCGGCAGCGCCGACACCGACACCCCGCCGGGCACGATGCCGGGCACGGCCTCCGACGGCGGCGGTTGCCGCAAGCGCTACGACGCCGCCAAGACGGCGGTGGCCGCCAACCCCTCGCTCTACAAGATCGACTGGTGGAACTACCAGGGCGCGACCCACTCCTGGGAGACCACCTACACCGCCGCGGACTTCGCCGCCCGCGCCGACTGGCGCGCGAAGGTCGGCAGCTACGTCCAGTCGCTGCTGTGA
- a CDS encoding adenine phosphoribosyltransferase → MNLSDAIRSIPDYPKPGIVFRDITTLLGNARAFRRAIDELVQPWAGGKIDKVAGIEARGFILGGAVAHQLSAGFVPVRKKGKLPHETVSIAYSLEYGVDEMEMHKDAILPGERVLLVDDLIATGGTATAAATLIRSMGAVIEAACFIVDLPELGGAAKLTAMDVPVRTLIAFEGH, encoded by the coding sequence ATGAACCTTTCCGACGCCATCCGCTCGATCCCGGACTATCCCAAGCCCGGCATCGTCTTCCGCGACATCACCACGCTGCTCGGCAACGCCCGCGCCTTCCGCCGGGCGATCGACGAGCTGGTGCAGCCCTGGGCCGGCGGCAAGATCGACAAGGTCGCCGGCATCGAGGCGCGCGGCTTCATCCTCGGCGGCGCGGTCGCGCACCAGCTCTCCGCCGGCTTCGTGCCGGTGCGCAAGAAGGGCAAGCTGCCGCACGAGACCGTCTCGATCGCCTACAGTCTGGAATACGGCGTCGACGAGATGGAGATGCACAAGGACGCCATCCTGCCCGGCGAGCGCGTCCTCCTGGTCGACGATCTGATCGCCACCGGCGGCACCGCCACCGCCGCCGCCACCCTGATCCGCTCCATGGGCGCCGTGATCGAGGCCGCCTGCTTCATCGTCGACCTGCCGGAGCTGGGCGGCGCGGCGAAGCTGACGGCGATGGACGTGCCGGTCCGCACGCTGATCGCGTTCGAGGGGCATTGA